Proteins from a genomic interval of Paenibacillus sp. RC334:
- a CDS encoding methionine ABC transporter permease, protein MRVNWDTFWLKVVEATGETLLMVVVTLVFASILGLAIGLLLYVTRKGSLFENKFVFMLLNLLINIIRPIPFIIFLVAISPFTRLIMGTTIGTSAAIFPMTIVAAFAVARIVENNLVSIDPGMIEAAKALGATPYQIITGVLIREALGPLILGLTFITVALIDFSAMAGTVGGGGLGNLAMTYGYQRFDTSVMIVTIVLLIIFVQVAQYAGNYLSRKFLRR, encoded by the coding sequence ATGAGAGTTAATTGGGATACATTTTGGCTGAAGGTGGTGGAGGCTACAGGAGAAACGCTTCTGATGGTTGTCGTCACGCTGGTTTTCGCCAGTATTTTGGGGCTTGCCATTGGTTTGTTGTTGTATGTGACACGCAAAGGGAGCCTGTTTGAAAACAAATTTGTATTTATGCTTCTGAATTTGCTGATTAATATCATCCGGCCGATTCCATTTATTATTTTCCTGGTAGCGATTAGCCCGTTTACACGCTTGATTATGGGGACCACCATTGGCACTTCGGCGGCTATTTTCCCGATGACCATTGTAGCTGCCTTTGCTGTAGCGAGGATTGTGGAAAATAATCTGGTTTCCATCGACCCGGGGATGATTGAAGCGGCCAAGGCGTTGGGGGCGACTCCTTATCAGATCATCACGGGTGTGCTGATTCGGGAAGCGTTGGGACCTTTAATTCTCGGGCTGACGTTTATTACAGTGGCATTGATTGACTTCTCTGCAATGGCTGGCACCGTAGGCGGGGGAGGTTTGGGGAATCTGGCGATGACCTATGGTTATCAACGGTTCGATACCTCGGTCATGATTGTCACGATTGTTTTGCTGATCATTTTTGTACAGGTTGCCCAATATGCGGGGAACTACCTGTCACGTAAATTTTTACGACGCTGA
- a CDS encoding methionine ABC transporter ATP-binding protein gives MIKFEQVSKIFSLPNRKVSALEEVSLSVEKGEIFGVIGFSGAGKSTLLRLVNLLERPSGGRIVVNDQDITRIRPKELRDLRRRIGMVFQTFNLFNSRTVYGNLAYPLKLAKLPKAQIDARVKELLQFVGLEDKADSYPEQLSGGQKQRVGIARALANSPDILICDEATSALDPETTEDILKLLKKVNEEYQITILLITHEMNVIRSICDRVAVMENGRVIEQGNVFDVFANPQTKTTRNFIRSVLNDQLSPKLLSKIREHHAGRLYRLIFRDGATSEPVLSRATRKYNLDYNIVYGSINELQGALFGSLIVELIGAKDEVDKVVEELRTTVEVREVVDHES, from the coding sequence TTGATTAAGTTTGAACAGGTCAGCAAAATATTTTCTTTGCCCAATCGAAAGGTAAGTGCACTGGAAGAGGTTTCGTTATCCGTTGAAAAAGGAGAGATTTTCGGCGTCATTGGCTTCAGTGGAGCAGGTAAAAGCACGCTATTGCGGCTTGTGAATTTGCTGGAGCGTCCCTCGGGAGGGCGAATTGTCGTGAATGATCAGGATATTACCCGTATACGGCCCAAGGAGCTAAGGGACTTAAGAAGGCGGATCGGGATGGTGTTCCAGACTTTTAATTTATTCAACTCGCGTACCGTGTATGGGAATCTGGCATATCCACTGAAGCTGGCCAAACTGCCAAAGGCGCAGATTGATGCTCGTGTTAAGGAACTGCTGCAATTTGTAGGGCTGGAGGACAAGGCAGATTCCTATCCAGAGCAGCTATCTGGCGGTCAAAAGCAGCGGGTTGGCATTGCCAGAGCACTGGCGAACTCGCCGGATATTCTGATATGTGATGAAGCAACCTCTGCGCTCGACCCGGAGACGACAGAAGATATATTAAAGCTGTTGAAAAAGGTCAATGAGGAATATCAGATTACGATCTTACTCATTACCCATGAAATGAACGTGATCCGTAGTATCTGTGACCGTGTCGCGGTGATGGAGAATGGCAGGGTGATAGAACAGGGCAATGTGTTCGATGTATTCGCCAATCCACAGACGAAAACGACGAGAAATTTTATTCGCTCAGTGCTGAATGATCAGCTATCACCCAAACTACTGAGCAAGATTCGGGAGCACCATGCCGGACGGCTGTACAGACTTATTTTTCGGGATGGGGCGACAAGTGAACCCGTGCTGTCGAGGGCTACACGCAAATACAATCTGGATTACAACATCGTATACGGCAGCATTAATGAGCTACAGGGAGCGCTGTTCGGCAGCCTCATTGTGGAGTTGATCGGGGCCAAAGACGAGGTTGATAAGGTCGTGGAAGAACTGCGAACGACGGTAGAAGTCAGGGAGGTCGTCGATCATGAGAGTTAA
- a CDS encoding RtcB family protein, whose amino-acid sequence MAYQEINGVRVWGVPDSGALSQARTCAENGNVIQALLMADHHKGYSQPIGGVMVYDGQISPSGVGYDIGCGNKAVRTKLSAADILPRIPSIMDEIARHISFGVGRINAVQVDHELFDDPDWAVYAAIGKQEHDKLKSLARDQLGTVGSGNHFVDVFVEEATGQVWIANHFGSRGFGHKTASGFLNLAAGREFLGKAPGEHMDQPPVLLDMNSELGDMYYRAMRLAGRYAYAGRDYVIDQVLGIMGTEADFAVHNHHNYAWKEQHDGRDTIVVRKGATPSAPGQTGFIGGSMGDISVIVRGKDTVENCDSYYSTVHGAGRIMSRTQAAGKMNWKTRTRSGGQITDLQMKEAVQNYGVELRGAGTDESPFVYRKLREVLDAHSETVEVLHELKPIGVCMAGANEFDPYKD is encoded by the coding sequence ATGGCTTATCAAGAAATCAACGGAGTGCGAGTGTGGGGAGTACCCGATTCAGGGGCGTTATCTCAAGCCCGTACTTGTGCAGAGAACGGTAATGTGATTCAAGCGCTGCTGATGGCGGATCATCATAAAGGCTACAGTCAGCCGATTGGCGGCGTGATGGTATATGACGGACAAATTTCACCTTCGGGTGTCGGATATGATATCGGATGCGGAAACAAGGCGGTTAGGACCAAGCTGTCCGCAGCAGATATTTTGCCACGTATTCCATCCATTATGGATGAGATTGCACGTCATATTTCCTTTGGCGTAGGCCGTATAAATGCGGTTCAGGTAGACCATGAGCTGTTCGATGACCCGGATTGGGCGGTATATGCTGCGATTGGGAAACAGGAGCATGACAAGCTGAAATCCTTGGCGAGAGACCAGTTGGGTACGGTGGGGAGTGGTAATCATTTTGTTGACGTATTCGTGGAGGAAGCGACAGGTCAGGTCTGGATTGCGAATCATTTTGGAAGCCGGGGCTTTGGACACAAAACAGCAAGCGGATTTCTAAACTTGGCGGCAGGACGGGAGTTTCTCGGAAAAGCGCCGGGAGAGCATATGGATCAACCGCCAGTGCTGCTGGACATGAATAGTGAGTTGGGGGATATGTACTACCGTGCGATGCGGCTTGCCGGACGTTATGCTTATGCGGGACGGGATTATGTAATAGATCAGGTGCTTGGTATTATGGGCACCGAAGCGGACTTTGCCGTGCATAATCACCATAATTACGCTTGGAAAGAGCAGCATGATGGACGTGACACGATTGTAGTCCGCAAAGGTGCTACTCCCTCGGCTCCTGGTCAAACGGGTTTTATTGGCGGAAGCATGGGCGATATTTCGGTGATTGTACGCGGGAAGGATACGGTAGAAAATTGCGATTCCTACTATAGTACAGTTCATGGTGCAGGACGCATTATGAGCCGTACGCAGGCAGCCGGTAAAATGAACTGGAAAACCCGTACGCGCAGCGGCGGGCAGATTACGGACTTGCAGATGAAGGAAGCCGTTCAGAACTATGGTGTCGAGCTGCGCGGAGCGGGTACGGATGAAAGCCCGTTCGTTTACCGCAAGCTGCGCGAGGTGCTGGACGCTCATTCCGAGACGGTGGAGGTTCTGCATGAGCTCAAGCCTATTGGAGTATGTATGGCGGGGGCGAATGAGTTCGATCCGTATAAGGATTAA
- a CDS encoding Gfo/Idh/MocA family oxidoreductase, whose translation MRFGIVGTNWITERFIQAAVETDEFALTAVYSRTEDKGKAFAAKYSSHPEVFTDLAQMAASDQVDAVYIASPNSLHAEQAIVCMNHGKHVLCEKPLASNATEVQSMIEAARNNDVLLMEAIKSTLMPNFKIVKDHMYKIGRVRRYFASYCQYSSRFDAFKQGKVLNAFNPSFSNGSLMDLGVYCLYPMVALFGKPEEVRAVGVLLSSGVDGEGSIAMRYPDMDAVVMHSKITDSYLPAEIQGENGTMVIDKISQPYEVKIHYRDGTIEDLTKAQTREPMYYEIQEFIDLIKSGERNSSINSLECSLAVAEVMEDARQQIGLRFEADLKNTSAH comes from the coding sequence ATACGTTTTGGTATTGTTGGAACCAACTGGATAACGGAGAGATTTATTCAAGCCGCGGTAGAGACGGACGAATTTGCCCTGACGGCGGTGTACTCACGAACAGAGGATAAAGGCAAAGCCTTTGCCGCCAAGTACAGCAGCCATCCGGAGGTATTTACAGACTTGGCGCAAATGGCTGCAAGTGATCAGGTGGATGCCGTATACATTGCCAGTCCCAACTCCTTGCATGCGGAGCAAGCGATTGTGTGTATGAATCACGGAAAGCACGTGCTGTGCGAGAAGCCGCTTGCCTCCAATGCAACGGAGGTGCAGAGCATGATTGAGGCTGCGCGCAACAATGATGTTTTGCTGATGGAGGCCATTAAGTCCACGCTTATGCCAAACTTTAAAATCGTTAAGGACCATATGTATAAAATTGGTCGGGTCCGGCGTTATTTTGCAAGTTATTGTCAATATTCATCACGCTTTGATGCTTTTAAGCAAGGAAAAGTGCTGAATGCCTTTAATCCGTCTTTTTCGAATGGCTCCTTGATGGATCTTGGGGTTTATTGCCTGTATCCTATGGTGGCATTGTTCGGCAAACCGGAGGAAGTTCGCGCGGTTGGCGTGCTCTTGTCCTCTGGTGTAGATGGGGAAGGCAGCATCGCTATGCGATATCCGGATATGGACGCCGTCGTCATGCATTCCAAGATTACCGATTCATATTTGCCTGCCGAAATTCAGGGTGAGAATGGAACGATGGTGATCGACAAAATTAGCCAGCCGTATGAGGTGAAAATTCATTATCGGGACGGCACGATTGAGGATCTGACGAAAGCACAGACCCGTGAACCGATGTATTATGAAATTCAGGAGTTTATTGATCTGATTAAAAGCGGAGAACGTAATAGCTCCATTAATTCACTGGAGTGTTCACTCGCAGTCGCTGAAGTGATGGAGGATGCAAGACAGCAGATTGGTCTTCGTTTTGAAGCGGATTTGAAAAATACGTCTGCACATTAG
- a CDS encoding MetQ/NlpA family ABC transporter substrate-binding protein — translation MKKMIRLGLLAILSVSLLSACSANGSGSGANEKVHVKIGVSGSEDTYWDVLKKKAEAKNIEIELISFSDYTLPNKALANKEVDLNSFQHLAFLSQFNVENDLNIVPVGATVIAPMALYSEKFKNVSELPDGSKIAIPDDPSNQGRALKLLQSAGLIELKKDAGLYPTTDEIEGNPKKLEIVPVVAQQTPRVLSDVAASAVNSGVATDAGFKLDASIYKDDASSEEAKPYVNVFAARAEDKDNATYQTIVDLYHDPEVAEAVKQDSKGANVVVDQSAEELQATLDKLVADVKAQKK, via the coding sequence ATGAAAAAAATGATTCGTTTGGGTTTGCTCGCTATTCTTAGTGTATCTCTTCTTTCTGCGTGCTCGGCTAACGGTTCAGGCTCAGGTGCAAATGAAAAGGTGCATGTTAAAATCGGGGTTTCCGGGTCGGAAGACACATATTGGGATGTGCTCAAGAAGAAAGCGGAGGCTAAAAATATTGAAATCGAGCTGATCAGCTTTTCGGATTACACGTTGCCCAACAAGGCACTTGCCAATAAAGAGGTGGATTTGAACTCCTTTCAGCACTTGGCTTTCCTCAGTCAGTTCAACGTGGAAAATGATCTGAATATCGTTCCCGTTGGTGCAACGGTCATTGCTCCGATGGCGCTATACTCCGAAAAATTCAAAAATGTATCGGAACTTCCTGACGGCTCCAAAATTGCTATACCGGATGATCCCTCCAATCAGGGACGTGCTTTGAAGCTGCTCCAGTCTGCCGGGCTGATTGAATTGAAGAAGGATGCAGGCTTGTATCCAACCACGGATGAGATTGAAGGCAATCCGAAAAAGCTGGAGATCGTTCCTGTCGTCGCCCAACAGACGCCGCGTGTGTTGTCTGATGTAGCAGCTTCGGCTGTGAATAGTGGTGTCGCTACAGATGCCGGGTTCAAGCTGGACGCGTCCATTTACAAGGATGATGCAAGTAGCGAGGAAGCGAAGCCTTATGTCAACGTATTTGCCGCCCGTGCGGAGGATAAGGACAATGCAACCTACCAAACGATTGTGGATTTGTACCATGATCCGGAGGTAGCGGAGGCTGTAAAACAGGATTCCAAAGGAGCCAACGTCGTGGTAGACCAGTCTGCGGAGGAACTACAGGCTACATTAGATAAGCTGGTGGCGGATGTCAAAGCGCAAAAGAAATAA
- a CDS encoding deoxynucleoside kinase, with the protein MKQAPFIAVEGPIGAGKTTLASMLSTELHMPIIKEIVEENPFLDKFYQNIDEWSFQLEMFFLCNRYKQLEDTGLQYIEKAQPVISDYHIYKNLIFAERTLKGVKLEKYRQIYHLLTDDMPKPDMIIYIKADLDTLLGRIRKRARSFEQEMDPAYLEQLITDYDNGIQFLAKQAPFPKILTVNGNEIDFVENRAQFEQIVSDVKELIQ; encoded by the coding sequence ATGAAACAAGCCCCATTTATAGCCGTTGAAGGGCCGATCGGAGCAGGAAAAACGACGTTGGCTTCCATGCTTTCAACGGAGCTGCATATGCCGATTATTAAAGAGATTGTCGAGGAGAACCCGTTTCTCGATAAATTTTATCAAAATATAGATGAGTGGAGCTTCCAACTGGAAATGTTCTTTCTCTGCAATCGGTACAAGCAACTGGAGGATACTGGCCTGCAATATATTGAGAAGGCACAGCCTGTTATTTCCGACTATCATATTTATAAAAATCTGATTTTTGCTGAGCGAACCCTAAAGGGTGTGAAGCTCGAAAAATATCGCCAAATCTATCATTTGCTCACCGACGATATGCCTAAGCCGGATATGATCATCTATATTAAAGCCGATTTGGATACGTTGCTGGGCAGAATTCGCAAACGGGCGCGCTCCTTTGAACAGGAGATGGACCCGGCATATCTGGAGCAGCTCATCACCGATTATGATAATGGCATACAATTTCTTGCCAAACAGGCTCCTTTTCCCAAGATATTGACCGTTAACGGGAATGAGATTGATTTTGTAGAAAACCGAGCACAATTTGAACAGATTGTTTCTGATGTAAAGGAGCTTATTCAATGA
- a CDS encoding Rpn family recombination-promoting nuclease/putative transposase — protein MELILVVEMLDPRNDFLFKRIFGSEENRDVLLTFLNRTFEEAGKPPLTEIVLLNPYTDKDAPHDKQSILDIRARTTEGQLINVEMQLFNKYDMDKRTLFYWSKQYAGQLYEGQSYKLLRKCVTINILNYSFLPNSRYHNVFHLTEDRTGISFSDDMELHFLELTKLDEHEIPAGSGGLVNWLLFLKGSNLSQWEVLAMNEPGLKKAMTTLEFLSQDKEARLQYEARQKYLHDEASMIEGAREEGLKLGKAEGKAEGKAEGKVEGERQKAIEIARNMLNMGLEIEVIVKASGLSEPEVRSLKV, from the coding sequence ATGGAGTTGATTCTAGTGGTAGAAATGCTGGACCCCCGCAATGACTTTTTGTTTAAGCGCATTTTCGGAAGCGAGGAAAATCGTGATGTGCTTTTAACTTTTCTAAATCGTACCTTTGAGGAAGCGGGGAAACCTCCATTAACGGAAATTGTCCTTTTGAATCCGTATACGGATAAGGACGCACCGCATGATAAGCAGTCTATTTTGGATATTCGGGCCAGAACGACGGAAGGTCAGCTCATTAATGTGGAGATGCAGCTTTTCAATAAGTATGACATGGATAAGCGAACTTTGTTTTATTGGAGTAAGCAGTATGCAGGACAATTGTACGAAGGCCAATCCTATAAGCTGCTGAGAAAGTGTGTAACGATCAACATTTTGAATTATTCCTTCCTACCGAACAGCCGTTATCATAATGTGTTTCATTTGACAGAGGACCGTACGGGCATTTCGTTTAGTGATGATATGGAGTTACATTTTTTGGAACTTACCAAACTGGATGAACACGAGATTCCGGCTGGTAGCGGTGGCTTGGTCAACTGGCTTCTGTTTCTAAAGGGAAGTAATCTATCTCAATGGGAGGTACTAGCCATGAATGAACCCGGTTTGAAAAAGGCGATGACTACGCTGGAGTTTCTAAGTCAGGATAAAGAGGCGCGTTTACAGTATGAAGCCCGACAAAAGTACCTGCATGATGAGGCTTCCATGATCGAAGGCGCAAGGGAAGAAGGTTTGAAGCTAGGTAAGGCAGAGGGAAAGGCAGAAGGTAAAGCAGAAGGTAAAGTTGAAGGAGAGCGCCAGAAGGCAATTGAAATCGCACGAAATATGCTGAATATGGGGCTTGAAATTGAAGTGATTGTAAAAGCATCTGGCTTATCCGAGCCAGAGGTGCGTTCGCTGAAAGTATAA
- a CDS encoding response regulator transcription factor, with translation MIRIVIAEDQRMLLGALASLLDLEEDMKVVGKASNGEEALELVKLHQPDICIMDIEMPIKSGLDAAEELKGLNCKVLILTTFARPGYFERAIKAGTHGYLLKDSPSEELASSIRSIMAGRRIYAPELVDDAYAEVNPLTEREKTVLSLIADGKNTKEIAGELYLTTGTVRNYISVILDKLGVSNRIEAITRFNEKGWFK, from the coding sequence ATGATTCGAATCGTCATTGCGGAAGACCAGCGTATGCTGCTGGGTGCTTTGGCCTCCCTGCTGGACTTGGAAGAGGACATGAAAGTAGTCGGAAAAGCAAGCAACGGGGAAGAGGCTTTAGAGCTGGTCAAGCTGCATCAGCCAGATATATGCATCATGGATATCGAAATGCCAATCAAAAGCGGATTGGATGCGGCTGAGGAACTCAAAGGCTTGAATTGCAAGGTGCTGATTCTGACCACATTTGCCCGTCCCGGATATTTTGAACGGGCCATCAAGGCAGGCACGCACGGTTATCTGCTCAAGGACAGTCCCAGTGAAGAACTGGCTTCCTCGATTAGAAGTATTATGGCAGGCCGCCGCATTTATGCTCCAGAGCTGGTCGATGATGCTTATGCGGAAGTTAACCCGCTGACCGAGCGTGAGAAGACCGTCTTGTCGCTCATAGCTGATGGGAAGAACACCAAAGAGATTGCCGGTGAGCTGTACCTAACGACAGGAACGGTGCGCAATTACATTTCAGTCATTCTGGATAAGCTGGGTGTCAGCAATCGAATTGAGGCGATTACGCGTTTTAATGAAAAAGGCTGGTTTAAATAA
- a CDS encoding sensor histidine kinase, whose product MQKWYQIFQRNTGLNPYVWVVFYILPFYFFSSSSTSHIVLGTIIILVFFACYVLAFVAQGWLIYFWTSVQIAISITMTLLFSYMYFSIFIAFLIGNIKSKAAFTTLYIVLMVCTIGLINYGFVSGNPVFIKQIPFILLNLLGVILIPITTFNRNKSDRLQVQLEDANKKISELIKLEERQRIARDLHDTLGQKLSLIGLKSDLAGKLMDQYPERAHAEINDVRLTARSALKEVREMVTQMRGMRLEDELLRIRQILKAAHIEFTLEGDPKLEHTSLMNENVLSMCMKEAVTNVVKHSGATACSITIEPSRKELTLRIQDNGVGVTGESAAFRGNGLQGMKERLEFVNGCMELRSDQGTALIIKVPNITEKPNEEVGP is encoded by the coding sequence ATGCAAAAATGGTATCAGATTTTTCAAAGAAATACGGGACTTAACCCTTATGTATGGGTCGTCTTTTATATCCTGCCCTTCTATTTTTTTAGCTCCTCATCTACAAGCCATATTGTGCTGGGTACCATCATTATTTTAGTGTTTTTTGCTTGTTATGTACTGGCTTTTGTCGCTCAAGGTTGGCTGATCTACTTCTGGACCAGTGTACAGATTGCGATATCCATTACCATGACGTTGTTATTCAGCTATATGTATTTCTCGATATTTATCGCTTTCCTGATTGGTAATATCAAAAGCAAGGCCGCATTCACTACATTGTATATTGTTCTGATGGTCTGTACCATTGGATTGATCAATTATGGTTTTGTTTCTGGAAATCCTGTTTTTATTAAGCAGATTCCCTTTATTTTGCTGAATCTGCTTGGTGTAATCTTGATTCCGATAACCACTTTTAACCGAAATAAAAGTGATCGGCTTCAAGTGCAATTAGAGGATGCCAATAAGAAAATATCGGAATTGATTAAGCTGGAGGAGCGGCAAAGAATTGCGCGCGACCTGCATGATACTCTCGGTCAAAAGCTGTCACTCATCGGACTGAAAAGTGATTTGGCTGGCAAGCTGATGGATCAGTACCCGGAGCGGGCTCACGCTGAAATTAACGATGTTCGTCTTACGGCGAGAAGTGCGTTAAAAGAAGTGCGGGAAATGGTCACTCAGATGCGAGGTATGCGATTAGAGGATGAATTACTGCGTATTCGGCAGATTTTAAAGGCTGCTCACATTGAATTCACCTTGGAGGGCGACCCAAAGCTGGAGCATACGTCTTTGATGAACGAGAATGTGCTTAGTATGTGCATGAAAGAGGCGGTGACCAATGTGGTGAAGCACAGTGGCGCTACAGCCTGCTCCATTACCATTGAGCCGTCTCGTAAGGAGCTGACCCTTCGGATTCAGGACAATGGAGTCGGCGTTACGGGAGAAAGTGCAGCCTTTCGGGGGAATGGTCTGCAAGGGATGAAGGAACGGCTCGAATTTGTGAACGGGTGTATGGAGCTGCGTTCAGATCAGGGAACGGCCCTGATCATAAAAGTGCCGAATATTACTGAAAAGCCAAATGAGGAGGTGGGGCCATGA
- a CDS encoding M20 family metallopeptidase, with translation MSATNTVDTHKQRIVEHIEGSRALYTETSRFIHANPEIGNQEFQASRALTDILQQAGFEITRNVAGHETGFVARKASTRQGPKIGYLAEYDALPGLGHACGHNIIGTASTAAAIALAQVIDETGGEVYVFGTPAEEGGPNGSAKGSFVKHGLFEGIDAALMVHPSGVTRLTSPSLAVDPLDFHFYGKAAHAAGSPEQGINALDAVLQLFSGINALRQQLPTDVRIHGIITHGGDAPNIIPDYASARFFIRASTWQRTEEVSAKVRNIAEAAALATGATVKIERFQNEVRDFILNDTLDEVVGRELEALGEQLDRGPRGGIGSTDAGNVSHVIPTAHAYIKIGSDDLIAHTVEFREAAGSAKGEEALVTGAKALALSGLQLLVDEALLAAVKEDFKRTHLAAQ, from the coding sequence ATGAGTGCAACGAACACGGTGGATACGCACAAGCAGCGGATTGTAGAACACATCGAGGGTTCCCGGGCGCTCTATACGGAGACGAGTCGGTTTATTCATGCCAACCCTGAAATCGGGAATCAGGAATTTCAAGCTTCCCGGGCGCTGACAGATATTTTGCAGCAGGCGGGTTTTGAGATAACCCGTAACGTGGCGGGTCACGAAACCGGATTTGTTGCCCGCAAGGCTTCGACCCGACAAGGTCCGAAAATCGGATACCTGGCGGAATATGACGCGTTGCCTGGCCTGGGCCATGCTTGCGGGCATAACATTATCGGGACGGCGAGTACGGCTGCCGCCATCGCCTTGGCGCAGGTGATTGACGAGACGGGAGGCGAGGTGTATGTATTCGGCACTCCGGCAGAGGAAGGTGGGCCTAATGGCAGTGCGAAGGGAAGCTTCGTAAAGCATGGGCTGTTCGAAGGGATTGACGCTGCGCTGATGGTTCATCCGTCTGGTGTAACCCGGCTGACTTCGCCAAGCCTGGCGGTTGACCCGCTGGACTTTCATTTTTACGGCAAAGCGGCTCATGCAGCCGGATCACCGGAGCAGGGGATTAATGCGCTGGATGCGGTTCTTCAATTGTTCAGCGGCATCAATGCCTTGCGTCAGCAGCTTCCCACCGATGTACGGATTCACGGCATTATTACGCATGGGGGAGACGCACCCAATATTATCCCGGATTATGCATCTGCACGCTTTTTCATCCGGGCAAGCACTTGGCAGCGAACGGAGGAGGTTTCCGCGAAGGTTCGTAATATCGCAGAAGCTGCCGCATTGGCAACAGGGGCTACCGTGAAGATCGAACGTTTTCAAAATGAAGTGCGTGATTTCATTCTGAATGATACGCTGGATGAAGTTGTAGGCCGGGAACTGGAAGCGCTGGGAGAACAATTGGATCGTGGACCACGTGGCGGAATCGGCTCGACAGATGCGGGCAATGTAAGCCACGTCATTCCCACTGCGCATGCCTACATTAAAATCGGATCGGACGATCTGATTGCACATACGGTGGAATTTCGGGAAGCGGCCGGCTCTGCCAAGGGAGAGGAAGCCTTAGTGACTGGCGCGAAGGCGTTGGCCTTGTCGGGGTTGCAGCTCCTGGTAGATGAAGCGCTGCTGGCTGCGGTGAAAGAAGATTTTAAACGCACGCATTTAGCGGCACAGTAA
- a CDS encoding deoxynucleoside kinase, whose product MNKYNIPANALITVAGTVGVGKSTLTAALAERLGFKTSLEKVDHNPYLEKFYHDFERWSFHLQIYFLAERFKEQKNIFLSGGGFVQDRSIYEDTGIFAKMHADQGTMNPTDYETYTSLFEAMVMTPFFPHPDVLVYLEGSLPSILSRIEERGREMEIQTERSYWEQMYRRYSNWINEFDACPVLRLNIDEYDVHDPASMDAILVEVGKVISK is encoded by the coding sequence ATGAATAAATACAACATTCCCGCGAATGCCCTGATTACGGTAGCGGGCACGGTAGGTGTGGGGAAATCCACACTAACGGCTGCTTTGGCTGAACGCCTGGGCTTTAAAACCTCACTGGAGAAGGTGGATCATAATCCATATCTGGAGAAGTTTTATCACGATTTCGAAAGATGGAGCTTTCATCTGCAAATTTATTTTCTGGCCGAGCGCTTCAAGGAGCAAAAAAATATTTTCTTATCCGGTGGAGGCTTTGTGCAGGACCGTTCGATTTATGAGGACACAGGAATTTTTGCGAAAATGCATGCCGATCAGGGGACGATGAACCCTACGGATTATGAAACGTATACCAGTTTGTTTGAGGCGATGGTAATGACACCGTTTTTCCCGCACCCGGATGTGCTGGTCTACCTGGAAGGCAGCTTGCCATCCATACTGAGCCGGATCGAGGAGCGCGGTCGTGAAATGGAAATCCAGACCGAGCGATCTTATTGGGAGCAAATGTATCGCAGATATTCCAATTGGATCAACGAGTTCGATGCCTGTCCTGTGCTGCGTCTGAACATTGATGAATATGACGTGCATGATCCCGCTTCTATGGATGCCATTTTGGTAGAGGTAGGCAAGGTAATTTCTAAATAA